A section of the Vigna radiata var. radiata cultivar VC1973A unplaced genomic scaffold, Vradiata_ver6 scaffold_183, whole genome shotgun sequence genome encodes:
- the LOC106778892 gene encoding dof zinc finger protein DOF3.5 — MFPHTFITAAALQHMLQHHHHHHFPTPMEQRSRWKPNIEVAPNCPRCASTNTKFCYYNNYSLSQPRYFCKACRRYWTKGGSLRNVPVGGGCRKNRRAKSSSRHNQTQRSFISASHDTESSPEDTHPNNNGSREIDMALVFAKFLNPKQNVGEDNNASSSSNNYFTPHNVQTENDIAVVQSPNKGLSSDPVIVDSDAVVAIENFGREELSLGEIDEFERILGVSGDEDGLWCDATLSSSITWEPPVKEMQLQELEYSMPLNENDAQLLPITSASTLHSMSDTCWSTWSSFDLSAMEVFSSTP, encoded by the coding sequence ATGTTCCCACATACCTTTATTACTGCCGCTGCCCTTCAACACATGttgcaacatcatcatcatcatcactttcCAACCCCAATGGAACAACGTTCGAGGTGGAAACCCAACATTGAGGTTGCCCCCAATTGCCCTCGTTGCGCTTCCACCAACACCAAATTTTGTTACTACAACAACTACAGCTTGTCGCAGCCCCGCTATTTCTGCAAAGCCTGCAGACGCTACTGGACCAAAGGCGGCTCTCTCCGCAATGTCCCCGTCGGCGGCGGCTGCCGAAAGAACCGCCGCGCCAAGTCCTCCTCGCGCCACAACCAAACCCAACGCTCTTTCATCTCCGCTTCTCATGACACCGAGTCTTCACCTGAAGATACCCATCCAAACAACAACGGCTCTCGTGAAATAGACATGGCCCTTGTGTTCGCAAAATTCTTGAACCCAAAACAAAACGTTGGAGAGGATAACAATGCCTCCTCCTCTTCCAACAATTACTTCACACCGCACAACGTTCAAACGGAGAATGATATCGCAGTTGTTCAGTCGCCGAACAAGGGTTTGTCGTCGGATCCTGTCATTGTTGACTCCGATGCAGTGGTGGCAATTGAGAATTTCGGTAGGGAGGAATTGAGTTTGGGTGAGATTGACGAGTTTGAGAGGATTCTGGGTGTGAGTGGAGATGAAGACGGTCTTTGGTGTGATGCTACCTTGTCCTCTTCCATTACTTGGGAACCACCCGTTAAGGAAATGCAGTTGCAGGAATTGGAATACTCGATGCCGTTGAATGAAAACGATGCCCAATTATTACCCATCACTTCTGCATCTACCCTGCATTCAATGAGTGACACTTGCTGGAGCACTTGGAGCTCCTTTGATCTTTC